In the genome of Acidimicrobiia bacterium, one region contains:
- the selA gene encoding L-seryl-tRNA(Sec) selenium transferase, which produces MSSHPPSVDALARVIDDGTLPRRLVIEVARQAIAEWRVDGEGDPEDRARIEMARLRRTAPEPVINATGVLLHTNLGRAPVHPDAAAAAAAAAGGYSALEMDLDTGERGGRGEYVEALLRSLTGGEAALAVGNNAGALLLTVAALAGGRNVVSSRGEQIEIGGSFRLPEIIATAGARSIEVGTTNRTRLRDYARVLDDASLILKVHPSNFRVEGFTEEVSYGALADLARSREVPFVADIGSGLLDERLPWLEGPPPAWLEGEPAARQTLEAGADLVLFSGDKLLGGPQAGIIAGKAALVRRISGHPMARAVRISKEALASLAATLSLYAAGRGGEVPFWAMATIHADELDRRCRAVVATAGVGEVTDDRSLPGAGSAPGRGIPGPVIVVPGDAAEVRARLLASDPPVVGRLDRDRLLIDLRAVDARHDAVVAGALAAACR; this is translated from the coding sequence ATGTCCTCCCATCCACCCTCGGTGGACGCCCTGGCTCGCGTCATCGACGACGGCACGCTTCCCCGACGGCTCGTGATCGAGGTGGCGCGCCAGGCGATAGCCGAGTGGAGGGTCGACGGCGAAGGCGATCCGGAGGACCGCGCCCGAATCGAAATGGCGCGACTACGGCGCACGGCGCCGGAACCGGTGATCAACGCCACCGGCGTGCTGCTCCACACCAATCTGGGTCGGGCGCCGGTTCATCCCGATGCGGCTGCTGCCGCCGCGGCGGCGGCCGGCGGGTACTCGGCCCTGGAGATGGACCTCGACACGGGAGAGCGGGGGGGTCGCGGCGAGTACGTGGAGGCACTGCTGCGCTCCCTCACCGGGGGCGAGGCGGCACTCGCCGTGGGCAACAACGCCGGTGCGCTCCTGCTCACCGTGGCCGCTCTCGCCGGGGGCAGGAACGTCGTGTCGTCTCGCGGGGAGCAGATCGAGATCGGCGGGTCGTTCCGCCTACCCGAGATCATCGCCACCGCCGGTGCCCGCAGCATCGAGGTGGGCACCACCAACCGCACCCGGCTGCGCGACTACGCCCGGGTCCTCGACGACGCCTCCCTGATCCTGAAGGTGCACCCGTCCAACTTCCGGGTAGAGGGGTTCACCGAGGAGGTGTCCTACGGGGCACTGGCCGACCTCGCCCGGTCACGGGAGGTTCCCTTCGTCGCCGACATCGGGTCCGGCCTTCTCGACGAGCGCCTCCCCTGGCTGGAGGGCCCGCCGCCGGCCTGGCTGGAGGGCGAGCCTGCAGCCAGGCAGACGCTCGAGGCGGGAGCCGACCTGGTGTTGTTCTCGGGCGACAAGCTCCTCGGCGGTCCGCAGGCCGGAATCATCGCCGGGAAGGCTGCCCTGGTGCGAAGGATCAGCGGCCATCCGATGGCGCGCGCCGTGCGCATCTCCAAGGAGGCGCTGGCATCGCTGGCGGCGACGCTGAGCCTTTACGCCGCCGGTCGTGGAGGCGAGGTCCCGTTCTGGGCGATGGCGACCATTCATGCCGACGAGCTCGACCGGCGATGCCGGGCCGTGGTCGCGACTGCCGGAGTCGGCGAGGTCACCGATGATCGGTCGCTTCCCGGTGCGGGTTCGGCCCCGGGGCGGGGGATCCCGGGACCGGTGATCGTCGTACCCGGCGACGCCGCCGAGGTGCGGGCCCGCCTGCTCGCCTCCGATCCTCCCGTGGTCGGACGCCTCGATCGGGACCGCCTGCTCATCGACCTGCGGGCGGTGGACGCGCGACATGACGCCGTCGTAGCCGGAGCCCTGGCCGCCGCATGCCGGTAG
- a CDS encoding aldehyde dehydrogenase family protein, which yields MDRDEIFAALRIDDVERGAFAGGWLKTTGTILEVENPTTATTISSIVQGSGTEYEAVIASSQETFLRWRMLPAPKRGEYVRQIGNALREHKEALGALIALEMGKIVAEGEGEVQEMIDIADFSVGLSRQLYGLTMASERPRHRMYEQWHPLGPVGVISAFNFPVAVWSWNAFIAAVCGDTVVWKPSSQTPLSAIAVTRICEDVMKGTGFEGVFNLIVGRGAEVGDTLINDRRVPLISATGSCGVGEKVGMAVAKRLGRSLLELGGNNAVTVLDDADPDLVTRAVLFGAVGTAGQRCTTVRRMIIEPGIKGEVLKRLTDAYAQVRIGDPLDRSTLMGPLINARAVDDMLAAVGIAEEQGGRILAGGGRAAVPGLGGHFVEPTIIEIDRGAPIVQEETFAPILYVIEADGIDDAIAVQNGVRQGLSSAIFTDSLRAAERFLSHEGSDCGIANVNIGTSGAEIGGAFGGEKETGGGREAGSDSWKAYMRRQTNTINWSTDLPLAQGIEFG from the coding sequence ATGGACAGGGATGAGATCTTCGCCGCCCTTCGTATCGACGACGTCGAGCGGGGGGCATTCGCCGGCGGCTGGCTGAAGACCACGGGCACCATCCTCGAGGTGGAGAACCCGACCACTGCGACCACGATCTCTTCGATCGTGCAGGGATCAGGCACCGAATACGAGGCCGTGATCGCCTCGTCGCAGGAGACGTTCCTGCGGTGGAGGATGCTTCCCGCACCCAAGCGCGGCGAGTACGTGCGGCAGATCGGAAACGCCCTGCGAGAGCACAAGGAGGCGCTTGGGGCCCTGATCGCCCTGGAGATGGGCAAGATCGTCGCCGAGGGTGAGGGCGAGGTCCAGGAGATGATCGACATCGCCGACTTCTCCGTCGGCCTCTCCCGTCAGCTCTACGGCCTCACCATGGCCTCGGAACGTCCCCGTCACCGGATGTACGAGCAATGGCATCCGCTGGGACCGGTGGGGGTCATCTCCGCCTTCAACTTCCCGGTGGCGGTGTGGTCGTGGAACGCCTTCATCGCTGCCGTCTGTGGGGACACCGTCGTCTGGAAGCCGTCCTCGCAGACTCCGCTGTCGGCGATCGCCGTCACCCGCATCTGCGAGGACGTGATGAAGGGAACCGGGTTCGAAGGGGTGTTCAACCTCATCGTGGGGCGCGGGGCCGAGGTCGGCGACACGCTGATCAACGATCGGCGGGTGCCGCTCATTTCTGCAACCGGATCCTGCGGCGTGGGTGAGAAGGTGGGGATGGCGGTGGCAAAGAGGCTGGGCCGCTCCCTGCTGGAGCTCGGCGGCAACAACGCCGTCACGGTCCTCGACGACGCCGACCCCGATCTGGTCACCAGGGCGGTCCTCTTCGGGGCGGTGGGAACTGCCGGCCAGCGCTGTACCACGGTGCGCCGCATGATCATCGAGCCCGGGATCAAGGGTGAGGTGCTCAAGCGCCTCACCGACGCCTACGCCCAGGTCAGGATCGGTGATCCGCTCGACCGCAGCACGCTCATGGGCCCGCTGATCAACGCCCGAGCCGTCGACGACATGCTGGCTGCAGTGGGGATCGCCGAGGAACAGGGCGGCAGGATTCTGGCGGGCGGTGGGCGAGCAGCCGTCCCCGGCCTGGGCGGGCACTTCGTGGAGCCGACGATCATCGAGATCGACCGGGGAGCGCCCATAGTGCAGGAGGAGACCTTCGCCCCGATCCTGTACGTGATCGAGGCCGATGGCATCGACGATGCGATCGCGGTGCAGAACGGGGTACGCCAGGGGTTGTCGTCGGCGATCTTCACCGACAGCCTGCGGGCGGCGGAGAGATTCCTCTCCCACGAGGGATCCGACTGTGGGATCGCCAACGTGAACATCGGCACCTCAGGCGCCGAGATCGGCGGTGCCTTCGGCGGGGAGAAGGAGACCGGCGGCGGTCGAGAGGCCGGGTCTGACTCGTGGAAGGCATACATGCGCCGGCAGACCAACACCATCAACTGGAGCACCGACCTGCCGCTCGCCCAGGGGATCGAGTTCGGCTGA
- a CDS encoding peptidoglycan DD-metalloendopeptidase family protein, producing the protein MNRPALSRPIVALVSLTLVMLVAAPAWGEVTKAQLSEAREKVNERSDSLEEQLAKIDAVLVQQALFEERIDRLREDIAERERQIALSAFAAREQARDMYVNAGASAVTAAGSPETITVLGTKDAYLEAVVDIGVDAVNQLVFLQQDRRALEDQLEALVGQQEDLAAELSAVSSEMMRELSEANDEYQVLYSQWEKEEAERRRKAAEEAARRKAAAAAAAARANNYASSAFVDPSGRTCPVAGANTFRDSWLEPRPYRNGVHHGTDLVAAEGTPLVAMEAGYVYSMGYHWAGGNGIYIRGNSGDIYYYAHLQKFASGISTGDRVGVAQTIGYVGSTGASSMPHLHLGYQPGGGALVNPYQLLLKLCR; encoded by the coding sequence ATGAATCGCCCTGCTCTGTCCCGACCGATCGTCGCCCTCGTCTCCCTCACCCTGGTGATGCTGGTGGCGGCCCCGGCCTGGGGTGAGGTCACCAAGGCCCAGTTGAGCGAGGCCCGGGAGAAGGTGAACGAGCGCTCGGACAGCCTGGAGGAGCAGCTCGCCAAGATCGATGCCGTCCTCGTCCAGCAGGCGTTGTTCGAGGAGCGAATCGATCGCCTGCGCGAAGACATCGCCGAGCGGGAGCGCCAGATCGCCCTGTCGGCGTTTGCCGCTCGTGAGCAGGCGCGCGACATGTACGTAAACGCGGGCGCATCGGCGGTGACGGCGGCAGGCAGTCCGGAAACGATCACGGTTCTCGGCACCAAGGACGCCTACCTGGAAGCCGTCGTCGACATCGGTGTCGACGCCGTCAACCAGCTGGTGTTCCTGCAGCAGGACCGGCGCGCCCTCGAAGACCAGCTAGAGGCGCTGGTCGGACAGCAGGAGGATCTGGCCGCCGAGCTCTCGGCGGTGTCCAGCGAGATGATGCGGGAGCTCTCCGAGGCCAACGACGAGTACCAGGTGCTGTACTCGCAGTGGGAGAAGGAGGAGGCGGAGCGCAGGCGCAAGGCGGCCGAGGAGGCGGCGCGAAGGAAGGCGGCGGCCGCCGCCGCCGCAGCCCGAGCCAACAACTACGCCTCCAGCGCCTTCGTGGACCCGAGCGGGCGAACCTGCCCCGTGGCAGGGGCCAACACCTTCCGCGACTCGTGGCTGGAGCCACGCCCGTACCGAAACGGGGTACACCACGGCACCGATCTGGTCGCCGCAGAAGGTACTCCGCTGGTCGCGATGGAAGCCGGCTACGTGTACTCGATGGGGTATCACTGGGCAGGCGGCAACGGGATCTACATCCGGGGCAACTCGGGCGACATCTACTACTACGCCCACCTCCAGAAGTTCGCCTCCGGGATCTCGACCGGCGACCGCGTCGGTGTGGCACAGACCATTGGATACGTGGGCTCGACCGGCGCATCCAGCATGCCGCACCTCCACCTGGGCTATCAGCCGGGTGGCGGCGCCCTGGTGAACCCGTATCAGCTGCTGCTCAAGCTCTGTCGGTAG
- a CDS encoding peptidoglycan DD-metalloendopeptidase family protein: protein MRRLAAILSLALLAVGLPALADVSQGDVDEARQRLRQVNEQLAEEVAAYDSAVSQEAVLRDRLDRLLVELTARERELVAARRAARDRVAEMYMTAGAGTPDGSTAGDFGRLPTRYVYLESVSQTDRGVVNRLEASRRDYEHQRQLVEEAVVDQESLRGEMEELLDHIYSELETANAEYQAVKAEWEAQEAERIRREEEERRLREFLATSTTTRATTTTTAPAVTTTAQTTSSSGATTTQPVTTTTEAPAPTTTLPPSPPGTRVCPVDGATTFTDSWGDPRPGGRTHTGTDLLAAEGTPLVAIEAGAIWSPGWHSAGGLGLYIKGESGDTWYYAHLSAYVSGLVDGMPVEAGQRVGYVGQTGNASTPHLHLGWQPGGGAYQNPYPVVAGLC from the coding sequence ATGAGGCGCCTCGCCGCCATCCTGTCCCTGGCCCTGCTGGCCGTCGGCCTCCCCGCGCTCGCCGATGTCTCTCAGGGCGACGTCGATGAGGCGCGCCAGAGGCTGCGCCAGGTGAACGAACAGCTGGCCGAGGAGGTCGCCGCATACGACTCCGCCGTTTCCCAGGAGGCCGTTCTCCGGGACCGGCTCGACCGGCTGCTGGTGGAGCTGACGGCGCGAGAGCGGGAGCTGGTGGCGGCCCGCCGGGCGGCGCGCGACCGGGTCGCCGAGATGTACATGACCGCCGGGGCGGGAACTCCAGACGGGTCGACCGCCGGCGACTTCGGTCGGCTTCCGACCAGATACGTCTATCTGGAGTCGGTGTCGCAGACGGATCGAGGGGTGGTCAACCGGCTCGAGGCTTCCCGAAGGGACTACGAGCATCAGCGACAGCTCGTGGAGGAGGCGGTGGTCGATCAGGAGTCGCTGCGCGGCGAGATGGAGGAGTTGCTCGACCACATCTACTCCGAGCTGGAGACGGCCAACGCCGAGTATCAGGCGGTGAAGGCGGAGTGGGAGGCGCAGGAGGCGGAGCGGATCCGGCGCGAGGAGGAGGAGAGGCGACTTCGCGAGTTTCTCGCCACCTCTACGACCACCCGAGCGACCACGACGACCACCGCCCCGGCGGTCACCACCACGGCCCAGACGACCTCGTCATCCGGAGCGACGACCACACAACCGGTGACCACGACGACCGAGGCGCCTGCGCCCACGACCACGCTGCCGCCTTCCCCGCCGGGCACCAGGGTGTGCCCGGTGGACGGCGCCACCACCTTCACCGACTCCTGGGGTGATCCCCGCCCCGGGGGCCGCACCCACACCGGCACCGACCTGCTGGCCGCAGAGGGGACCCCTCTGGTGGCGATCGAGGCCGGCGCAATCTGGAGCCCGGGGTGGCACTCGGCCGGAGGTCTCGGTCTCTACATCAAGGGCGAGTCGGGCGACACCTGGTACTACGCCCACCTCAGCGCCTACGTGAGCGGGCTCGTGGATGGGATGCCGGTGGAGGCCGGCCAGCGCGTCGGGTACGTCGGTCAGACCGGAAACGCTTCGACGCCGCATCTTCACCTGGGGTGGCAGCCCGGCGGAGGTGCCTATCAGAATCCGTATCCGGTGGTGGCCGGTCTCTGCTGA
- the selB gene encoding selenocysteine-specific translation elongation factor, with product MPVVVTAGHVDHGKSTLVEALTGRNPDRWAEERRRGMTIDLGFAWTHLGGLETGFIDVPGHERFIKNMLAGVEGVDAALFVVAADEGWMPQSEEHLAILDLIGVDRGVVALTRADLVDSETLELAEIEVAEQLAGTSLEGVAILPVAAPRGEGLEALRTALAGLVAPAPDLHRPRLWVDRAFTIGGAGTVVTGTLVGGTISVDDVLMLYPDEREVRVRGLHNHDRPMPSITPGNRAAVNLAGVGRDEVARGAMLGLPGRWRSSDRIVVDLRLVRSPSGPLRDRGSFHVHIGSGSHPARLSLVDDPPGAALLRLATPVPVAAGQHVVLREVGRRAVVAGGVVLDPRPPPRRRQVIESLPRLRTAATPDERADALLATRRSATLGELAADSGGGTPDPALMAGDLATTGDEARRIESAAVDRLDRYHRENPLRPGMPLPTLATSLRLPAPLLEAVVTWSDRLARNGAVVHLVGFGGGLDESSDAAWQPVRKTLEAAGAAPPRRGELGLDEELIHALLRRGDLVAVSEDLLYLPETIAGLTESLKALPEEFSVADFRDALEISRKHAIPLLEWMDRAGVTRRSGDLRRLLPPPPADSPPGAAQSP from the coding sequence ATGCCGGTAGTCGTCACCGCGGGCCACGTGGACCACGGCAAGTCGACGCTGGTCGAGGCCCTCACCGGGAGGAATCCGGACCGCTGGGCCGAGGAGCGCCGCCGGGGCATGACCATCGACCTCGGCTTTGCCTGGACGCATCTAGGCGGTCTCGAGACCGGGTTCATCGACGTCCCCGGTCACGAGCGCTTCATCAAGAACATGCTGGCCGGGGTCGAAGGTGTGGACGCCGCCCTGTTCGTGGTGGCTGCCGACGAGGGGTGGATGCCCCAGTCAGAGGAGCACCTGGCGATCCTCGACCTCATCGGTGTCGACCGCGGCGTGGTGGCGCTCACCCGAGCAGACCTGGTGGATTCCGAGACCCTGGAGTTGGCCGAGATCGAAGTGGCCGAGCAGCTGGCGGGAACCTCCCTGGAGGGAGTGGCCATCCTCCCGGTGGCGGCTCCCCGCGGCGAAGGCCTGGAGGCTCTGCGCACCGCCCTCGCCGGCCTGGTGGCGCCCGCCCCCGACCTCCACCGACCCCGTCTGTGGGTGGACCGGGCGTTCACCATCGGCGGCGCCGGAACCGTCGTCACCGGCACCCTCGTCGGGGGAACCATCTCGGTGGACGACGTGCTGATGCTGTACCCGGACGAACGCGAGGTGCGGGTCCGCGGCCTGCACAACCACGATCGGCCGATGCCCTCGATCACCCCCGGCAACCGAGCGGCGGTGAACCTCGCCGGGGTCGGAAGGGATGAGGTGGCGCGCGGCGCCATGCTCGGCCTCCCGGGACGGTGGCGTTCGTCGGATCGGATCGTGGTCGACCTGCGGCTGGTACGCAGTCCGTCGGGACCGCTTCGAGACAGGGGGTCCTTCCACGTCCACATCGGCAGTGGATCGCATCCGGCTCGCCTCTCCCTGGTCGACGACCCACCGGGCGCAGCACTACTCCGCCTCGCCACCCCGGTACCGGTTGCGGCTGGACAACACGTCGTGTTGCGCGAGGTGGGGCGCCGTGCTGTCGTCGCCGGTGGCGTGGTGCTCGACCCGCGACCGCCCCCTCGTCGGCGTCAGGTGATCGAGTCGCTACCGAGGCTACGCACCGCCGCCACCCCCGACGAAAGGGCGGACGCCCTCCTGGCGACCCGCCGGAGCGCAACCCTCGGCGAGCTGGCCGCCGACTCAGGGGGTGGAACTCCGGATCCCGCCCTGATGGCAGGCGACCTGGCGACCACCGGCGATGAGGCGCGACGGATCGAATCGGCCGCCGTCGACCGTCTCGATCGGTACCACCGGGAGAATCCGCTGCGTCCGGGAATGCCGCTGCCCACGCTGGCCACCTCGCTGCGGCTCCCGGCTCCGCTCCTCGAGGCCGTGGTCACCTGGTCCGATCGGCTGGCCCGAAACGGTGCCGTGGTGCACCTCGTCGGGTTCGGAGGCGGGCTCGACGAGTCCTCAGATGCCGCATGGCAGCCGGTGAGAAAGACCCTGGAGGCGGCGGGAGCCGCCCCGCCGCGCCGGGGCGAATTGGGTCTCGACGAGGAACTGATCCACGCCCTGCTGAGAAGGGGTGACCTGGTGGCGGTGTCCGAGGACCTTCTCTACCTGCCCGAGACCATCGCCGGCTTGACCGAGTCGCTGAAGGCCCTTCCCGAGGAGTTCTCGGTGGCCGACTTCCGCGACGCCCTCGAGATCAGCCGCAAGCACGCCATCCCGTTGTTGGAGTGGATGGACCGGGCCGGGGTCACCCGCCGTAGCGGAGATCTGCGCCGACTCCTACCGCCGCCGCCCGCCGACTCGCCACCTGGCGCCGCTCAGTCTCCGTGA
- the erpA gene encoding iron-sulfur cluster insertion protein ErpA: protein MESITIKPRGAEPQVVLTAAAAAKVAELIAREGDEALGLRLGVRPGGCSGFSYQLELDAKVDAGDVVNEFEGVRLVVDSESLEMVSGAEIDYRDGLQGAGFHINNPNVTRSCGCGNSFS, encoded by the coding sequence ATGGAGTCGATCACGATCAAGCCTCGAGGCGCTGAGCCTCAGGTCGTTCTCACCGCGGCGGCCGCCGCCAAGGTCGCCGAGCTGATCGCCCGTGAGGGTGACGAGGCGCTGGGCCTTCGCCTCGGCGTTCGCCCCGGAGGCTGTTCGGGTTTCTCCTATCAGCTGGAGCTCGACGCCAAGGTGGACGCCGGCGACGTGGTGAACGAGTTCGAAGGGGTCCGCCTCGTCGTCGACTCGGAGAGCCTGGAGATGGTGTCCGGGGCAGAGATCGATTATCGCGACGGGCTGCAAGGGGCCGGGTTTCACATCAACAACCCGAACGTCACGCGCTCCTGCGGCTGCGGCAACTCGTTCTCGTAG
- a CDS encoding P-loop NTPase has product MIKTATVEDVESALRGVVDPELGADVVELGMVRDIEIADGIARVGIALTIAACPMRDQIESDVRRKVTALPGIVATEVHTTAMTAEQRSELMSVARRRARENAEPTMVNPLTRVIAVGSGKGGVGKSSVSVNLAVALRMAGHRVGLLDADIWGFSVPRMVGAGDRLQANSDLKIVPAQAHGIHVVSTGLLVDTEETALMWRGLMLSKALEQFLRDVAWPQDLDYLVLDMPPGTGDVQMALARLLPQAEMVVVTTPQRAAQKVAARVADMARRSYMPVVGVIENMSGFTTEDGRHYDLFGKGGGQELADDLGVPLLASIPLDPLVVEGGDGGMPVVVADPEAPSARAFAAAATRLVELVPPAADETCTARIAVLMEQLSGSTPGDAVAAGAPTDRA; this is encoded by the coding sequence ATGATCAAGACCGCCACCGTCGAGGACGTCGAATCCGCCCTGCGCGGCGTGGTCGACCCCGAGTTGGGTGCCGACGTCGTGGAACTGGGAATGGTACGCGACATCGAGATCGCCGACGGGATCGCCCGCGTCGGGATCGCTCTCACCATCGCCGCCTGCCCGATGCGGGACCAGATCGAGTCCGACGTGCGCCGCAAGGTGACCGCCCTGCCCGGCATCGTCGCCACCGAGGTCCACACCACCGCCATGACCGCCGAACAGCGCTCCGAACTCATGTCGGTGGCCCGCCGCCGTGCGCGTGAGAACGCAGAACCGACGATGGTCAACCCCCTGACCCGGGTCATCGCCGTCGGATCGGGCAAGGGCGGAGTGGGGAAGTCGTCGGTGAGCGTCAACCTGGCCGTGGCCCTGCGAATGGCCGGGCACCGCGTCGGGCTTCTCGATGCCGACATCTGGGGCTTCTCGGTGCCCCGCATGGTCGGGGCGGGCGATCGCCTGCAGGCGAACTCGGACCTCAAGATCGTCCCCGCACAGGCTCACGGCATCCACGTCGTCTCCACCGGGCTTCTGGTCGATACCGAGGAGACCGCGTTGATGTGGCGCGGCCTGATGCTGAGCAAGGCTCTCGAGCAGTTCCTCCGGGATGTCGCCTGGCCCCAGGACCTCGACTACCTGGTGCTCGACATGCCGCCAGGCACCGGCGACGTCCAGATGGCCCTCGCCCGGCTCCTGCCGCAGGCGGAGATGGTGGTGGTGACGACGCCGCAGCGCGCCGCCCAGAAGGTGGCCGCCCGCGTCGCCGACATGGCACGCCGTTCCTACATGCCGGTGGTCGGCGTGATCGAGAACATGTCCGGGTTCACCACCGAAGACGGCCGGCACTACGACCTCTTCGGGAAGGGTGGTGGCCAGGAACTCGCCGACGACCTCGGCGTCCCCCTGCTCGCCTCCATCCCCCTCGACCCACTCGTCGTCGAGGGCGGGGACGGCGGGATGCCGGTCGTCGTCGCCGATCCCGAGGCACCGTCGGCACGAGCATTCGCCGCAGCGGCCACCCGCCTGGTGGAGCTGGTGCCGCCCGCCGCCGACGAAACCTGCACCGCCCGCATCGCCGTGCTCATGGAGCAGCTCTCGGGTTCGACTCCCGGCGACGCCGTGGCGGCGGGGGCGCCTACCGACAGAGCTTGA
- a CDS encoding MBL fold metallo-hydrolase, which yields MRIELVLAPNPGPMTGPGTNCWVVSSGGEAVVIDPGPDEPAHREAIVDASTGLTVAAVLVTHLHPDHTPLANPLGVLLGAPVMGAASGPGFDPDRTLADGDRVEFGDRSLEVIATPGHTPDSLSYRVDDRLFTGDHIMGGSTVIVEDMAQYMESLRKVLGIGVEAIHPGHGPVLDRPDDVVAEYLAHRLERERQVLEAVRSGAGSVGAVVERVYADVDRGLHAAAAISVEAHLRKLAGDALVRFHGAGWHAPVEPVP from the coding sequence ATGAGGATCGAGTTGGTCCTGGCTCCGAATCCGGGCCCCATGACCGGCCCCGGCACCAACTGCTGGGTCGTCTCTTCTGGCGGCGAAGCCGTCGTTATCGACCCCGGTCCCGACGAGCCGGCACACAGGGAGGCGATCGTCGACGCCTCGACCGGCCTGACCGTTGCCGCCGTCCTCGTCACCCACCTCCACCCGGACCACACCCCTCTGGCCAACCCCTTGGGGGTGTTGCTCGGGGCGCCGGTCATGGGTGCCGCTTCGGGGCCCGGCTTCGACCCGGACAGGACGCTCGCCGACGGCGACCGCGTGGAGTTCGGTGATCGGTCGCTGGAGGTGATCGCGACCCCGGGGCACACACCCGACTCGCTGTCGTATCGGGTCGACGACAGGTTGTTCACCGGGGATCACATCATGGGAGGGTCGACGGTGATCGTGGAGGACATGGCGCAGTACATGGAGTCGTTGCGCAAGGTCCTGGGAATCGGGGTGGAGGCGATCCACCCGGGACACGGTCCGGTGCTCGACCGTCCCGACGATGTCGTGGCCGAGTACCTCGCCCATCGTCTGGAGCGTGAACGGCAGGTCCTGGAGGCCGTGCGGTCGGGCGCCGGGAGCGTCGGCGCCGTGGTGGAGCGCGTGTACGCCGACGTCGATCGGGGGCTCCACGCCGCGGCCGCCATCTCGGTCGAGGCGCATCTGCGAAAGTTGGCCGGCGATGCCCTGGTGCGGTTCCACGGTGCCGGGTGGCATGCCCCTGTGGAGCCCGTGCCATGA
- a CDS encoding NUDIX domain-containing protein: protein MGTAYRWPYIRLVEPAAIPDVVPSPAATVIALRRVSGGFEVLLVRRAREARFMGGARVFPGGGVDEVDRGPAASAAVRWSGDPDELPWRAAALRELAEEAGLLLTDRPVSVDGLSGAGLYDAIVAAGARFDADTLVYLSNWVTPRGLPRRFDARFYVVEVPAGTVAVSDRVEVYDAAWVTPAAAIAAAEEGAWYVEHPTRVHLEMLAAESGIDEVLAMARSRPAERIEPRIYLDEAGEWSIAMPGDPGYGEVTP, encoded by the coding sequence ATGGGCACAGCCTACCGATGGCCCTATATTCGCCTGGTGGAACCGGCCGCCATCCCGGACGTCGTCCCCAGCCCAGCAGCAACGGTCATCGCACTGCGCAGGGTCTCGGGAGGGTTCGAGGTGCTCCTGGTGCGGCGGGCGCGAGAGGCCCGCTTCATGGGTGGGGCCCGAGTGTTTCCCGGTGGAGGGGTGGACGAGGTGGACCGAGGTCCGGCGGCTTCGGCTGCGGTGCGCTGGTCAGGTGATCCCGATGAGCTGCCGTGGAGGGCCGCGGCCCTGCGTGAGTTGGCCGAGGAGGCCGGGCTGCTCCTCACAGATCGGCCGGTCTCGGTGGACGGCCTGTCCGGAGCCGGTCTCTATGACGCCATCGTCGCCGCCGGCGCCCGGTTCGATGCCGACACCCTGGTCTACCTGAGCAACTGGGTGACACCGCGCGGCCTGCCGAGAAGGTTCGACGCCCGCTTCTACGTGGTGGAAGTGCCTGCCGGGACGGTGGCGGTCTCGGACCGCGTCGAGGTGTACGACGCCGCCTGGGTGACGCCGGCTGCGGCCATCGCCGCCGCCGAGGAGGGCGCCTGGTACGTGGAGCACCCCACCCGGGTCCACCTGGAGATGCTCGCCGCCGAGTCCGGCATCGATGAGGTGCTGGCCATGGCCCGCAGCCGGCCTGCCGAGCGGATCGAACCCCGCATCTACCTGGACGAGGCGGGCGAGTGGTCGATCGCCATGCCCGGCGACCCCGGATACGGCGAGGTCACGCCATGA
- a CDS encoding Rid family detoxifying hydrolase yields MPKSAPPAPRGPRPVGPYSVVTEANGFVFISGQVAFDPATQERDDATVAAEATRIMRNLGMILEDLDLGYDDVVKTTIFLTDMAEFAAVNEVYGGYFTGAPPARSTVQVAALPVGFRVEIECIAAR; encoded by the coding sequence ATGCCAAAGTCAGCGCCGCCTGCACCCAGGGGACCGCGCCCGGTGGGCCCGTACTCGGTGGTCACGGAGGCCAACGGGTTCGTGTTCATCTCCGGCCAGGTCGCATTCGATCCCGCCACCCAGGAGAGGGATGACGCCACAGTCGCGGCCGAGGCGACGCGGATCATGCGCAATCTGGGGATGATCCTCGAGGACCTGGACCTGGGCTACGACGACGTCGTGAAGACCACCATCTTCCTCACCGACATGGCGGAGTTCGCGGCGGTGAACGAGGTGTACGGGGGGTACTTCACCGGCGCCCCTCCGGCGCGATCCACGGTCCAGGTGGCGGCACTGCCGGTCGGGTTTCGGGTAGAGATCGAGTGCATTGCCGCACGCTGA